The Desmonostoc muscorum LEGE 12446 genome includes a region encoding these proteins:
- a CDS encoding dipeptide ABC transporter ATP-binding protein: MSEALFCIENLRVAYPQRSGEAPSWAVDDVSFTLQRGEKMGLVGESGCGKSTIGRAVMRLLPASSRVEGRVTFQGQSVFDLTPNQLRKFRGEAIALIFQDPMTRLDPLMTIGKHCIETLQAHSPELSAPQAKEKALATLAKVNIPASRWNQYPHEFSGGMRQRVAIALALLLNPKLIVADEPTTSLDVTVSAQILKELTRLCSEENMGLLLISHDLAMVAEYCDRIGVMYHGKMVEMGTTESVFRQPQHEYTRSLLKAALHIQAVDEIGTGDWGLGTGEEKQLANIKEKSPILSVTDLKQYYTIEPNFIERLFNRQSETIKAVDGINLDLYPGEILGLVGESGCGKSTLSRTILQLIRPTSGKVEFLGQDLTKLSPQEIRSSRRQIQMVFQDPHACLNPAMTVGQSIADPLFIHNLANPVKAKEQVLWMLEKVGLTPPEIYYERYPSDLSGGQQQRVAIARALITHPKLLICDEPVSMLDASVQSQVLDLMLQLKEEFELTYLFITHDLWLARFLCDRIAVMNGGKIVELGDTKKIFANPQHPYTKTLLDAAPLLARA, encoded by the coding sequence ATGAGTGAAGCCTTATTTTGTATCGAAAATCTCCGAGTTGCCTATCCTCAACGAAGTGGAGAAGCACCAAGCTGGGCAGTTGATGATGTATCTTTCACCTTGCAACGAGGTGAAAAAATGGGATTGGTAGGAGAGTCGGGTTGTGGGAAGTCAACTATTGGACGTGCAGTAATGCGCTTGCTACCAGCTTCTAGTCGCGTTGAGGGACGGGTGACATTTCAGGGACAGTCAGTATTTGATTTAACGCCTAACCAGTTGCGGAAATTTCGCGGAGAAGCGATCGCCTTAATTTTTCAAGATCCGATGACACGCCTCGATCCGCTGATGACTATTGGTAAGCATTGTATCGAAACTCTGCAAGCGCACTCACCGGAATTATCAGCACCGCAAGCCAAAGAAAAAGCACTTGCAACATTGGCAAAGGTAAATATTCCCGCGAGTCGCTGGAATCAGTATCCTCACGAATTTAGCGGTGGAATGCGACAACGGGTAGCGATCGCTTTAGCTTTACTTCTCAATCCCAAGTTGATTGTTGCAGATGAACCCACGACAAGTTTAGATGTTACCGTTTCCGCGCAGATATTAAAAGAATTAACTCGGCTGTGTAGTGAAGAAAACATGGGATTGCTGCTGATATCTCATGATTTAGCAATGGTAGCTGAGTATTGCGATCGCATTGGCGTCATGTATCACGGTAAAATGGTGGAAATGGGCACCACAGAAAGTGTATTTAGACAACCGCAACATGAATACACGCGATCGCTCCTGAAAGCAGCTTTACATATTCAAGCAGTGGATGAAATAGGGACTGGGGACTGGGGACTGGGGACTGGGGAGGAAAAGCAGTTAGCGAATATTAAAGAGAAATCTCCGATTTTGAGTGTCACGGATCTCAAACAATATTACACTATAGAACCTAACTTTATTGAAAGACTATTTAACAGACAATCAGAGACAATTAAAGCAGTAGATGGTATTAATCTGGATCTTTATCCCGGAGAAATTCTTGGCTTAGTTGGGGAATCAGGTTGCGGTAAAAGTACATTATCACGGACAATTTTGCAACTAATTCGTCCCACCTCTGGGAAAGTTGAGTTTTTAGGACAGGATTTAACTAAACTGTCGCCTCAAGAAATTCGGTCTTCACGGCGACAAATCCAAATGGTGTTTCAAGACCCTCATGCTTGTCTTAATCCAGCGATGACAGTGGGACAAAGTATAGCCGATCCTTTATTTATTCACAATCTTGCCAATCCTGTGAAAGCGAAAGAACAAGTTTTGTGGATGTTAGAAAAAGTTGGCTTAACACCGCCAGAAATATATTATGAACGTTATCCATCAGATTTATCTGGAGGACAACAACAAAGAGTAGCGATCGCTCGTGCTTTGATTACTCACCCGAAACTTTTGATTTGCGATGAACCGGTGAGTATGTTAGACGCTAGCGTGCAGTCACAAGTGCTAGATTTGATGTTGCAATTAAAAGAAGAATTTGAGTTAACTTATCTGTTCATCACTCACGATCTTTGGTTAGCTAGATTTTTGTGCGATCGCATTGCCGTGATGAACGGCGGTAAAATTGTTGAACTCGGTGATACTAAAAAGATTTTTGCCAATCCTCAGCACCCCTATACCAAAACCTTACTAGATGCTGCTCCTTTATTAGCACGGGCTTAA